A genomic region of Oscillatoria sp. FACHB-1407 contains the following coding sequences:
- a CDS encoding DUF4335 domain-containing protein, producing MPSVFRRYTPPTCTLEISANESPLSRWTDPSVLKHLRFQLSFDDPRLLPEDQVHVTGSRTQLEALHEAVETYVQTILDAAPVQFNQRFMPSASEAMRSDSSDGGSAEPMISAASSNQGNYTNGERLRPASAASPAIASPPSGMAASQNIFLRPKGLLNHELHLGTLATEESGIVVSLSTLQLFDLANALDEYAADAVALPSLSRPAWMQSRAGWLRIAAIAVVALGVTTTLGKFVMDVSSPELQTASSPAQDPEVVGAPESFSTAPPVPPALDPTKTPPDLTAVPTPIPTGTLPAVPVPGTVPPAGSTVPTRPTNIPPLPQLAPIPQQNAQPGAIASAPPNSQIQIPTRPSVAQAPPLPAAPSAANDSAAARQAAPEGAATLEDPSSSQAAGASRGTAFDTIPQVAELRDYFQQRWTPPDALNQTLEYRLSVGADGTLQQITPLGQASSTYVDRTGIPLTGEPLVSPLENANSAQIRLVLSPDGRVQTFLEGTQ from the coding sequence ATGCCCTCTGTTTTCCGTCGATACACCCCACCGACCTGCACATTGGAAATTTCCGCGAATGAGTCGCCTCTTTCCCGGTGGACTGATCCCTCTGTGTTGAAACATTTGCGGTTCCAGTTGAGTTTTGACGACCCCCGCTTGTTGCCTGAAGATCAGGTGCATGTGACGGGTAGCCGTACTCAACTAGAGGCGTTGCACGAAGCGGTTGAAACCTATGTGCAAACGATACTGGATGCAGCTCCGGTGCAGTTTAATCAGCGGTTTATGCCCTCAGCTTCAGAGGCGATGCGCAGCGACTCCTCCGACGGAGGCAGTGCTGAGCCGATGATCTCTGCTGCCTCATCAAACCAGGGAAATTACACGAACGGTGAGCGACTCCGTCCTGCTAGTGCAGCCTCTCCAGCGATCGCTTCACCTCCGTCTGGGATGGCGGCATCGCAAAACATTTTTCTAAGACCCAAGGGATTGCTGAATCACGAGTTGCACCTGGGCACCCTTGCGACCGAGGAATCGGGTATCGTAGTCTCTCTCAGCACGCTGCAACTGTTTGACCTGGCAAATGCGCTGGATGAGTATGCAGCAGATGCAGTGGCGTTACCGTCGTTGTCGCGTCCTGCCTGGATGCAGTCTCGTGCGGGTTGGTTGCGGATTGCGGCGATCGCGGTTGTGGCTCTGGGGGTGACGACGACGCTCGGCAAGTTTGTGATGGATGTCTCATCGCCTGAGTTGCAGACGGCTTCCAGCCCGGCGCAAGATCCAGAGGTTGTCGGTGCTCCAGAGAGCTTTAGCACTGCTCCACCTGTTCCACCTGCGCTCGACCCTACTAAAACACCTCCCGACCTGACAGCGGTTCCGACGCCAATTCCTACGGGCACCCTGCCTGCGGTTCCCGTACCGGGTACTGTCCCCCCGGCTGGTAGCACAGTTCCCACTCGCCCGACGAACATTCCACCGTTGCCCCAGTTGGCACCGATTCCGCAGCAGAATGCTCAACCTGGGGCGATCGCTTCGGCACCCCCCAACTCTCAAATTCAGATTCCGACGCGCCCCAGTGTCGCACAAGCTCCCCCACTCCCGGCTGCCCCCTCTGCTGCCAATGACAGTGCAGCCGCAAGGCAAGCCGCTCCAGAGGGAGCAGCAACCCTGGAAGACCCCAGTTCATCCCAGGCAGCAGGAGCATCGAGGGGGACAGCCTTTGATACCATTCCCCAGGTAGCTGAACTGCGAGACTACTTTCAGCAACGCTGGACACCTCCTGATGCGTTGAATCAAACTCTGGAATATCGCCTGTCTGTGGGCGCAGACGGTACGCTCCAGCAAATTACCCCACTGGGGCAAGCCTCTAGTACCTACGTCGATCGCACGGGCATTCCTCTGACGGGCGAACCTCTGGTGTCACCACTGGAAAATGCAAACAGTGCCCAAATTCGTCTCGTGCTCAGCCCCGATGGTCGGGTTCAGACCTTTTTGGAAGGCACACAGTGA
- a CDS encoding cupin domain-containing protein, with amino-acid sequence MSQALRSPKLLMPGEGESFQMANLTFTQKISQHNTQNQWVMHEIMGKLNDEAPLHSHPWTETFYIIEGELDVQVGNRKALAVPGTVMYVPENVAHSFRIRSATARLLEMIPASAEGFYREAGEKAPSLPAGIDAFLATCDKYHIRLF; translated from the coding sequence ATGAGTCAAGCATTGCGATCGCCCAAGTTATTGATGCCCGGTGAAGGTGAGTCCTTTCAAATGGCAAACTTAACCTTCACTCAAAAGATCAGTCAGCACAACACTCAAAATCAATGGGTGATGCATGAAATCATGGGCAAGCTCAACGATGAAGCACCCCTGCATAGCCACCCTTGGACGGAAACTTTTTACATCATCGAAGGGGAACTGGACGTGCAGGTTGGCAATCGGAAGGCATTAGCCGTTCCAGGAACGGTGATGTATGTCCCTGAGAACGTAGCCCATAGCTTTAGAATTCGTTCCGCCACCGCTCGTTTGTTAGAAATGATTCCTGCATCGGCAGAAGGGTTCTATCGAGAAGCTGGAGAAAAAGCTCCATCTCTTCCGGCTGGTATTGATGCGTTTTTAGCAACTTGCGACAAATATCACATTCGACTGTTTTAA
- the glcD gene encoding glycolate oxidase subunit GlcD — protein sequence MLTLDTQRDWKPIIQAFEAIAGKSQVIQRREELLVYECDGLTSYKQRPALVVLPRTTGQVAELVKVCDRYNVPFIARGAGTGLSGGALPIENSVLICTALMNRILEVDLENQRVVVQPGVINNWVTQAVSGAGFYYAPDPSSQIICSIGGNVAENSGGVHCLKYGVTTNHVLGLKIVLPDGAIADIGNKIPEMPGYDLTGLFVGSEGTLGIATEITLRILKAPEAIHVLLADFTSVEAAGQAVSDIISAGIIPGGMEMMDNFSINAVEDVVCTNCYPRDATAILLIEIDGLEVEVASNSQRVEAICRQNGARSIRTATDPQERLTLWKGRKAAFAAMGKISPDYYVQDGVIPRTKLQYVLKQIEELGSKHGYRVANVFHAGDGNLHPLILYDNSVPGQLEQVEALGGDILKLCVEVGGSISGEHGIGADKACYMPNMFSPTDLETMQWVRQVFNPKGLANPEKIFPTPRTCGEAGRAAAHEQFPALERF from the coding sequence ATGCTGACTCTAGACACGCAACGCGATTGGAAACCGATCATTCAAGCATTTGAGGCGATCGCTGGCAAAAGTCAGGTGATTCAGCGGCGCGAGGAGTTGTTGGTCTATGAGTGTGATGGGCTGACGAGCTATAAGCAACGTCCGGCGTTGGTGGTATTGCCACGGACGACAGGGCAGGTGGCGGAGTTGGTCAAGGTGTGCGATCGCTACAACGTCCCATTCATCGCTCGTGGAGCCGGAACAGGGCTTTCAGGGGGTGCGTTGCCGATTGAAAATAGCGTTCTCATTTGCACTGCGTTGATGAACCGCATTCTAGAGGTGGATCTAGAAAATCAGCGTGTGGTGGTGCAACCGGGCGTGATTAATAACTGGGTAACGCAAGCCGTAAGCGGTGCGGGGTTCTACTATGCCCCTGACCCCTCTAGCCAGATCATCTGCTCCATTGGTGGCAACGTCGCAGAAAATTCGGGTGGGGTGCATTGTCTCAAGTATGGAGTGACCACCAATCACGTTTTGGGGTTGAAGATTGTATTGCCGGATGGGGCGATTGCTGACATTGGCAACAAAATTCCGGAGATGCCGGGATACGACTTGACAGGGCTATTTGTTGGCTCTGAGGGAACGTTGGGCATCGCCACCGAAATCACCCTCCGCATTCTCAAAGCCCCCGAAGCAATCCATGTGCTGCTGGCAGACTTCACCAGCGTCGAAGCGGCAGGACAGGCAGTCTCCGACATCATCAGCGCAGGCATCATCCCCGGTGGCATGGAGATGATGGACAACTTCAGCATCAACGCGGTTGAAGATGTTGTCTGTACCAATTGCTATCCCCGTGATGCCACGGCAATCCTGTTAATTGAAATCGATGGCTTAGAGGTCGAGGTTGCCAGCAACAGTCAGCGTGTTGAAGCCATCTGTCGGCAAAACGGGGCACGCAGCATTCGCACTGCCACTGACCCCCAGGAGCGATTGACGCTGTGGAAAGGACGCAAAGCCGCCTTTGCGGCGATGGGCAAAATCAGTCCCGACTACTACGTGCAGGATGGCGTGATTCCTCGGACGAAGCTGCAATATGTGCTCAAGCAAATTGAGGAGTTGGGCAGCAAACACGGCTATCGGGTGGCGAATGTATTTCATGCCGGGGATGGTAACCTGCATCCGCTGATTCTCTACGACAACTCGGTGCCCGGTCAGCTAGAGCAGGTCGAGGCATTGGGGGGAGATATCCTCAAACTCTGTGTGGAGGTGGGCGGCAGCATCTCTGGAGAGCACGGCATCGGCGCAGATAAAGCCTGTTACATGCCCAATATGTTTAGCCCCACGGATTTAGAAACGATGCAGTGGGTGCGACAGGTGTTTAACCCCAAAGGACTCGCTAACCCTGAGAAAATCTTTCCTACACCGCGCACTTGCGGCGAAGCGGGACGGGCAGCGGCACATGAGCAATTCCCCGCATTAGAACGGTTTTAA
- a CDS encoding DUF3038 domain-containing protein → MPSTIKSPTTNPAWDDLPLTHQPDPVQLDNIKAQLDLVLLSLEALAGIGSEAMLQAATELNLTEVIADRVSLWRLRQSSPLRKGHGRKRLDVEEARSLVLITCHLAKQHQELIRRAVALLEQLTEQNKPPHQTALLGDYLDSFNNMYQERMDEGDEVPPDQLTHLALKLLIDLLFYSAPTGTRRLWMALLDRAR, encoded by the coding sequence ATGCCCTCCACGATCAAGTCGCCTACCACAAATCCTGCCTGGGATGATCTGCCCCTGACCCATCAGCCTGATCCTGTCCAGTTGGACAACATCAAGGCGCAATTAGATTTAGTCTTATTGTCGCTGGAGGCACTGGCAGGGATTGGCTCAGAGGCGATGTTGCAAGCCGCAACGGAGCTAAATTTGACCGAGGTCATTGCCGATCGCGTTTCGTTGTGGCGGTTGAGACAATCCAGCCCTCTACGGAAAGGGCACGGGCGCAAACGGCTCGATGTGGAAGAGGCGCGATCGCTCGTTCTCATCACCTGTCATCTGGCGAAACAACATCAGGAATTGATTCGTCGTGCGGTTGCCCTACTCGAACAGTTGACTGAACAAAATAAACCCCCTCACCAAACCGCTCTCCTGGGGGATTACCTCGATTCTTTCAATAATATGTATCAAGAGCGGATGGATGAAGGGGATGAAGTTCCCCCCGATCAACTGACTCACCTGGCTCTAAAGTTACTTATTGATCTGCTGTTTTACAGTGCGCCTACTGGCACCCGACGGTTGTGGATGGCACTCCTCGATCGCGCCCGCTGA
- a CDS encoding GNAT family N-acetyltransferase, with amino-acid sequence MKLILRPGRPEDALDCGSIGYEGFRTISSQHNFPNDFPNVEAAIGLCSHLLSRSDVYSVVAELDGHIAGSNFLWEGNAIAGVGPITVDPKVQNASIGKQLMQDVLKRAQEQGFAGVRLLQAAYHNRSLSLYTKLGFATREPISVLQGKAIGLEIPGYRVRPATATDLEACNRLCYKVHGHDRHQDVLDALQQSTLTVVEYSGCIVGYSTMVGYFGHTVAEHNNPLKALIGAATSFPGPGFLLPTRNSDVFRWCLQHGLRVVQPLTLMSLGLYNEPVGAYLPSIIY; translated from the coding sequence ATGAAATTAATTCTACGTCCGGGTAGACCGGAGGATGCGCTAGACTGTGGCTCTATTGGCTATGAGGGATTCCGGACAATCTCCAGCCAGCATAACTTTCCCAACGATTTTCCCAATGTAGAAGCGGCGATCGGCTTATGTTCTCATCTGTTATCCCGCAGCGATGTCTACTCGGTTGTAGCAGAGTTAGATGGACATATTGCTGGAAGTAACTTTTTGTGGGAAGGCAACGCGATCGCGGGGGTTGGACCGATCACCGTTGACCCCAAAGTGCAAAATGCCTCGATTGGTAAACAGTTAATGCAAGATGTGCTCAAACGCGCACAGGAGCAAGGGTTCGCTGGGGTGCGTTTGTTGCAAGCCGCTTATCACAATCGATCGCTGTCACTTTACACTAAACTGGGCTTTGCTACTCGTGAACCCATCTCTGTCTTGCAAGGTAAGGCGATCGGGTTAGAAATTCCTGGTTATCGAGTTCGTCCGGCAACAGCTACTGACCTCGAAGCGTGCAATCGGCTCTGCTATAAGGTTCACGGGCACGATCGCCACCAGGATGTGTTAGACGCACTGCAACAAAGCACATTGACAGTTGTGGAATATTCAGGATGCATAGTTGGCTATTCCACGATGGTTGGCTACTTTGGTCACACGGTCGCTGAGCATAACAACCCATTAAAGGCACTAATCGGTGCAGCCACTAGCTTTCCAGGACCAGGATTTTTGTTGCCCACCCGTAATAGCGATGTATTTCGCTGGTGTTTACAGCATGGGTTACGAGTTGTTCAACCGTTAACGTTGATGAGTCTTGGCTTGTATAACGAGCCTGTAGGGGCTTATCTGCCTTCGATTATTTATTGA
- a CDS encoding endonuclease MutS2 codes for MTPTLNPIDSIAAETLDLLEWSRLCQHLATFAATKLGVTAIRRLRIPATQAESETLLAQTREVYDLESRTSGSLSFDGIQDIGEALERAELQGILAGDELLAIATTLSGARSLRRTIDNQQDLPVLQALVSDLRTYPELEQEIHRCIDERGRVMDRASAKLEGIRGELRSVRDRIYQVLQNIVQRHSNAVQEALITQRGDRFVIPVKATHKDAIPGIVHDASSSGATLYVEPNAVVNQGNQLRQLLRREQTEEEIVRRALTEQVAAVKPDLEHVLAIATTLDLAAARARYSLWLGANSPRFIQFDPSGGDRPEPIVLRQLRHPLLVWQQQHEQGFPVVPIDLVIQPHLRVTAITGPNTGGKTVTLKTFGLAVLMAKAGLFVPAREPVELPWFEAVLADIGDEQSLQQSLSTFSGHIRRIGRILDALDTNPTPLLDPSGSSDFPDSFIVSDDTTVPSSELTQDSELDSESPTSPSLSNSLVLLDEVGAGTDPSEGSALAIALLQYLADHALLTVATTHYGELKALKYQDERFENASVEFDDVKLSPTYRLLWGIPGRSNALAIATRLGLKPEIIDSARNKVGLEASQDVNAVIAGLEAQRRQQEQKAQEAAKLLQQTEQLHRELSRKANSLQQRERDLQQQQEQRVQEAIAEARGEIAQVIRQLQRGNVTAQDAQQATESLNQIAEQRLPSRQQPAKPKPGFRPKVGDRVRIPRLGQTAEVLSNPDGDGDLRVRFGLMQMTVSLADVESLQGEKAELPEKPKPAPAPTPRVEPKTDAPAVRTSRNTIDIRGSRVPDAEVTLEKAIASAHPGPIWIIHGHGTGKLRQGVHEFLKRHPQIARFEPADKADGGTGATVAYVE; via the coding sequence TTGACACCAACATTGAATCCCATCGACTCCATTGCCGCTGAAACCCTTGATTTACTTGAATGGTCGCGCCTGTGTCAGCATCTAGCTACCTTTGCAGCTACAAAGCTGGGCGTTACTGCCATTCGTCGTCTCCGCATTCCCGCGACCCAGGCTGAGAGTGAAACTCTGCTAGCCCAAACTCGTGAGGTGTATGACCTGGAGAGCCGCACCTCTGGCAGTTTGAGTTTTGATGGCATTCAGGATATTGGAGAAGCCTTAGAACGGGCGGAGTTGCAGGGCATTTTGGCAGGGGATGAGTTGTTGGCGATCGCCACTACACTCTCTGGTGCTCGCAGTTTGCGCCGCACAATTGACAACCAGCAAGACCTGCCTGTGTTACAGGCATTGGTGTCAGACCTGCGCACCTATCCCGAACTGGAGCAAGAGATTCACCGCTGCATTGACGAGCGGGGGCGAGTCATGGATCGTGCCAGTGCCAAGCTGGAGGGCATTCGGGGGGAATTGCGAAGTGTGCGCGATCGCATTTATCAAGTATTGCAAAACATCGTGCAACGCCATAGCAACGCCGTTCAAGAAGCTCTGATTACCCAACGGGGCGATCGCTTTGTGATCCCGGTGAAGGCGACCCACAAAGACGCGATTCCGGGTATTGTGCATGATGCTTCCAGTAGTGGTGCCACGCTGTATGTGGAGCCAAACGCGGTTGTCAATCAGGGCAACCAGTTGCGGCAACTGTTGCGACGAGAGCAAACCGAAGAGGAGATTGTGCGGCGTGCTCTGACTGAGCAGGTTGCAGCAGTAAAGCCTGATCTGGAGCATGTGTTGGCGATCGCTACAACGTTGGATTTAGCTGCGGCGCGGGCACGTTACTCACTGTGGTTGGGGGCTAACTCTCCTCGGTTTATTCAATTTGATCCATCTGGGGGCGATCGCCCCGAACCGATCGTGCTGCGGCAACTGCGCCATCCCTTGCTAGTGTGGCAACAACAGCACGAACAGGGGTTTCCCGTCGTGCCGATTGATCTGGTGATTCAACCTCATCTGCGCGTCACTGCCATCACCGGACCCAACACCGGAGGCAAAACTGTCACGCTCAAAACCTTTGGATTAGCTGTGCTGATGGCAAAGGCAGGCTTGTTTGTCCCTGCTCGTGAACCCGTAGAATTGCCCTGGTTTGAGGCGGTGTTAGCCGATATCGGCGATGAGCAATCTTTGCAACAAAGCCTCTCCACCTTCTCTGGGCACATTCGCCGCATCGGTCGCATTCTCGATGCATTGGATACCAATCCCACTCCCCTCCTCGATCCTTCTGGTTCTTCCGATTTCCCCGACTCGTTTATCGTTTCTGACGATACCACTGTCCCCTCCTCTGAACTCACTCAAGATTCGGAATTAGATTCAGAATCTCCTACTTCCCCTTCCCTCTCCAACTCCTTGGTGTTACTCGATGAGGTCGGTGCAGGCACAGACCCCTCTGAAGGTAGTGCTCTGGCGATCGCCCTGTTGCAATATCTGGCAGATCACGCTTTGTTGACTGTTGCCACCACTCACTATGGCGAACTCAAGGCACTGAAATATCAGGACGAGCGATTTGAGAATGCGTCGGTGGAGTTTGATGATGTCAAGCTGTCGCCTACCTATCGGCTGTTGTGGGGCATTCCCGGTCGTTCTAACGCACTGGCGATCGCAACTCGCCTGGGGTTGAAACCAGAGATTATTGACTCCGCCCGCAACAAAGTTGGCTTAGAAGCCTCGCAGGATGTTAATGCTGTGATTGCTGGATTGGAGGCACAACGTCGCCAGCAAGAGCAAAAGGCACAGGAAGCGGCGAAACTGTTGCAACAGACGGAGCAACTGCACCGGGAACTGTCGCGCAAGGCAAACTCGTTGCAGCAACGCGAACGCGATCTGCAACAGCAGCAGGAACAACGAGTACAGGAGGCGATCGCAGAGGCACGGGGCGAAATTGCTCAGGTAATTCGCCAGTTGCAACGAGGCAACGTTACGGCTCAGGATGCTCAACAGGCAACGGAGTCCCTCAACCAGATCGCCGAGCAGCGATTGCCCTCCCGCCAGCAACCCGCCAAACCCAAACCCGGTTTTCGTCCCAAGGTGGGCGATCGCGTCCGCATTCCCCGACTGGGTCAAACCGCTGAAGTGCTCAGCAATCCCGATGGTGATGGAGATTTGCGAGTCAGGTTTGGATTGATGCAAATGACGGTTTCATTAGCCGATGTGGAATCGCTGCAAGGCGAAAAAGCTGAGTTACCGGAAAAGCCCAAACCTGCGCCTGCGCCAACTCCGCGAGTAGAGCCTAAAACCGATGCTCCTGCCGTCCGCACCAGCCGCAACACCATCGACATTCGCGGTAGTCGGGTACCCGATGCCGAAGTCACGCTAGAAAAGGCGATCGCCTCGGCACATCCGGGTCCCATCTGGATCATCCACGGTCACGGCACAGGCAAACTGCGCCAGGGGGTGCATGAGTTTCTCAAACGTCACCCACAAATTGCACGGTTTGAACCTGCCGACAAAGCCGATGGAGGCACAGGTGCAACAGTGGCATATGTTGAATAA
- a CDS encoding sensor histidine kinase, whose protein sequence is MTNPFIPHGHCYLWQTQLVGLHIVSDAVTAISYFLIALLLIYFVHQRRNFPFSTNFLLFGAFIVLCGITHLIEIWTLWYPNYWFSGAIKAATAIASFAAALKIVAVIPQALAIPSADDLKAANQALETQTTERQQAEQALLESESTLRSFYNSTEVMMGVVELLEDDILYISDNAATARFMGSTPMVLRSRRASELGMPPDAIDTWMQAYRTSEAEHRPVSFEYVHQSTDTDEQWLRATVCPIPASPGGRMRFSYMVENISDRKRIEAEHKQAEQSLRQYTAQLRQALEFESMLKRVTDKVRDSLDESQILDTVVQEIGEGLGLRCCSAALYDLVNHTSVVHYEYTTSMFPTKGSVVNMADFPEIYTPLLNGQYFQFCFVQPDPIRGRAAILACPLADDQCVLGDLWLLNDRDYGFRDLELRFVQQVANQCAIAIRQARLYHAAQTQVRELERLNQLKDDFLSTVSHELRTPISNIKLATQMLEFSLKQAGVLGTESQSSSKIERYFAILQEEGYREIALINDLLDLSRLEADTEPSLMTTIAPQYWLESLVDIFQERALSQQQRLLVEVEPDLPSMTTDLSKLERILMELLNNACKYTPAGETITVSLRLVRQSYALANAAIATSATVPISTLPMPTAPILPELPMRSGLTDKPESRWLQFSVSNSGVEIPPEERDRIFEKFYRIPNNDPWKHGGTGLGLALVKRRVESLGASIQVESRDRVTTFRVEIPLSDE, encoded by the coding sequence TTGACAAATCCATTTATTCCCCACGGTCACTGTTATCTCTGGCAGACCCAACTGGTTGGGTTACATATTGTGTCAGATGCAGTCACCGCAATTTCCTATTTTTTAATCGCTTTGTTGTTGATTTATTTTGTCCATCAACGCCGAAATTTCCCATTTTCAACTAATTTTTTGCTATTTGGAGCGTTTATCGTTCTCTGCGGCATAACCCACTTAATTGAAATTTGGACACTCTGGTATCCAAACTATTGGTTCTCTGGCGCAATCAAAGCAGCAACGGCGATCGCATCTTTTGCAGCCGCTCTCAAGATCGTTGCTGTAATTCCCCAGGCTTTGGCAATCCCTAGCGCAGATGATCTAAAAGCAGCCAACCAAGCCCTCGAAACTCAAACAACCGAGCGTCAACAGGCTGAGCAAGCTTTGTTAGAAAGCGAATCAACACTGCGTAGCTTTTATAACAGCACCGAAGTCATGATGGGGGTCGTGGAGTTGTTAGAGGATGATATTTTGTACATTTCTGACAACGCGGCAACGGCTCGATTTATGGGAAGTACACCTATGGTGTTGCGATCGCGACGCGCCAGTGAATTGGGGATGCCACCCGACGCCATTGACACCTGGATGCAGGCATATCGAACCAGTGAAGCGGAACATCGACCTGTCTCGTTTGAGTATGTCCATCAGAGTACAGACACAGATGAGCAGTGGTTGCGAGCGACGGTTTGCCCAATTCCAGCCAGCCCTGGCGGTCGTATGCGCTTTTCTTACATGGTTGAGAATATTAGCGATCGCAAACGTATCGAAGCAGAACACAAACAGGCAGAGCAATCGCTGCGGCAATATACGGCGCAACTGCGCCAGGCACTAGAGTTTGAATCGATGTTGAAGCGTGTCACGGACAAGGTACGGGACTCTTTAGATGAATCTCAGATTTTAGACACAGTCGTCCAGGAAATCGGGGAGGGGTTAGGGTTGCGTTGTTGTAGCGCAGCATTGTATGACCTGGTTAATCACACATCCGTCGTTCATTATGAATACACCACGTCTATGTTTCCGACAAAGGGAAGCGTGGTCAACATGGCAGATTTTCCTGAGATCTATACCCCGTTACTGAACGGTCAATATTTTCAATTTTGCTTTGTGCAACCTGACCCAATTCGGGGGCGAGCAGCGATTTTGGCATGTCCTCTGGCAGATGATCAGTGTGTGTTGGGCGATCTGTGGTTATTGAACGATCGCGACTATGGGTTTCGTGACCTAGAACTGCGGTTTGTGCAACAGGTGGCAAATCAATGTGCGATCGCGATTCGTCAGGCACGCCTCTATCATGCTGCTCAAACTCAAGTACGAGAGTTAGAACGGCTCAACCAACTCAAAGACGACTTTCTCAGTACTGTTTCCCATGAATTACGCACACCCATATCTAATATCAAACTGGCAACCCAAATGCTAGAGTTTAGCCTCAAGCAAGCGGGGGTGCTGGGTACAGAGAGCCAGTCATCCAGCAAGATTGAGCGATATTTCGCCATCTTGCAGGAGGAGGGTTATCGAGAAATTGCTTTGATCAACGACCTGTTAGACCTCTCTCGATTGGAGGCTGACACAGAGCCATCTCTTATGACGACGATCGCACCCCAGTATTGGTTAGAGAGCCTGGTAGACATCTTTCAAGAGCGAGCTTTGAGCCAGCAGCAACGGTTGTTGGTTGAGGTTGAGCCAGATTTACCCTCCATGACAACCGATCTATCCAAACTGGAGCGGATTTTGATGGAGTTGTTGAATAATGCCTGCAAGTACACCCCGGCAGGCGAGACGATTACCGTGTCACTACGACTTGTGCGACAGAGTTATGCCTTAGCCAATGCTGCGATCGCCACCTCTGCCACAGTGCCCATCTCAACCCTACCCATGCCAACCGCACCGATACTACCTGAGTTGCCGATGCGATCTGGGTTGACCGATAAGCCAGAGTCTAGATGGCTGCAATTTAGTGTTAGCAATTCTGGGGTTGAGATTCCACCGGAGGAGCGCGATCGCATCTTTGAGAAGTTTTATCGCATTCCCAACAATGACCCCTGGAAACATGGTGGCACCGGACTGGGCTTAGCGTTGGTCAAGAGGCGAGTTGAAAGCTTGGGAGCTAGCATTCAAGTAGAGAGTCGCGATCGAGTCACAACGTTCCGAGTTGAGATTCCTTTATCAGACGAATGA